The nucleotide window CGTATTGACACCTGCGTCAGGCGTTGACGTCGACGACGACGCGCCCGCGCACCTCGCCGGCAAGGATCGCCTTGCCGAGCTCCGGCAGGTCGGCAAGGCGCGCCGGCACCACCATCCCGGTGAGCTTGTCCATCGGCAGGTCCGCCGCGATCCGCGACCAGGCCCGCACCCGGTCCTCATAGGGACGCATGACGGAATCGATGCCGAGCAGGTTGACCGCCCGCAGCAGGAAGGGAACGACGGTTGCAGGCAGGGCAGCCCCGCCGGCCAGACCGACGGCGGCAACCGAAGCGCCGTATTTCATCTGCCCCAGCACCCGCGCCAGCATCGTCCCGCCGACCGCATCGACGCATCCCGCCCAGGTCTCGCTCTCCAGCGGCCGCTTGACCGTTTCCGCGATGTCCGCGCGCGCAACGATGCGCGAGGCGCCCAGCCCCTTGAGATAGGCTTCCGTCTCCGGCCGGCCCGTCACCGCCACGACCTCGTGGCCGAGTTTTGCAAGGATCGCGGTCGCGACCGAGCCGACGCCGCCGGCCGCCCCCGTCACCAGCACCGGGCCACCTCCCGGCTTCAGCCCGTGATCCTCCAGCGCCATCACCGCGAGCATGGCGGTGAAGCCGGCGGTGCCGACCGCCATGGCATCGCGGGTGGTGAGACCCTGCGGCAAGGGGACCAGCCAGTCGGCCATCACCCGCGCCTTCTGCGCATAGCCGCCCCAGCGCACCTCGCCGACGCGCCAGCCGGTCAGAACCACCTTGTCGCCGGGCGCATAGCGCGGATCGGAGGAGGTCTCGACCGTGCCGGCAAAGTCGATCCCCGGCACATGCGGCCAGGCGCGCACCAGCCCGCCGCCGGAGCCGAGGCACAGCCCGTCCTTGTAGTTCAGCGTCGAATACTCGACCGCCACGGTGACGTCGCCCTCCGGCAGACGGTCTTCCGTGATCGCCTCGACCCCGGCCGATACGGCCCCCGCCTCGTCCTTGTCGACGACCAGCGCGTTGAAGCTCATGGCTTTCCTCCCCTTGAACCTGTCCTGAACCTGTTCTGGACCTGTCCTGGGACCTGCCCTTCATCTCTCCGCCCATTGGTACCGGCCAACAGCGGGGATGAAAAGCGGCGCAGCGATGGGGCAAGCCTCTACCTGCCGGCTTGCGCGACGGGGCGGGCCGGGTAAAACGGTAAGGACAGGGAGAGGCGAGCACGCATGCAATCCACGGTCGAGGCGTTCATCGCGAAATGGCAAGGCGTCGAAGGCGGCCAGGAACGGGCCAACTACGCCCTGTTCCTGACCGAACTGTGCGACGTGCTGGGCGAACCGCATCCGGACGGCGCCAGCGCGACCCATTCGGGCAACGACTACGTGTTCGAGCGCGTGGTCCGCGAGGAGACGCGCGACGGCCGCGTCTCGGACAAGCGCAGCTGTTTCGCGATCATGCAAGTTAAGCGTGATGCCTAAACGGACCTTGAGATCGGAGCAAGAAACATATCTGTCTGGGCGCTCCCCCTGATTGCCCCCATGTCTGCCTGCCTGTCTTCAGTGTGCAATAGTTCTGGTTGACCAAATTTCTTGATAGCTTCGATAACATCCAAGACACCAAACTCACGACGCTCGACGAGAATACGAACAACTTCCCGGTGAACTGGCGAAGGCAAATCAACTTCTTTTGGCATCTTCGCATCCGCATCAATAAATGCCTGTATGGCGCGCCACCCCTCATAGAATACTTGCATAAAATCGCCATCATGATGAAGAGGGCACAGGACCAGATTTTTAGAATCATCTTTACGAACTGCGTCTGATCGCCCTTGACGTGTAGGTATTATGCCAATCCTAAGCCCTGCCGCACCTTCAAGCTGAGAAGGATTGATCTTTACGCTCGTTCCAACCCAACGATCAGTATCATCATATCCAACGAACAAGTCTGCTTTCCATAAGCCTCTTATGGAGTACGGCAAGGCAAGTCTGGTGCGTCGATTTCGAAAAGCTCCAGCCAGAAAGTTTATATGACGCCGTAATTTTGCTGGCTGACCTCGAGTTCCATAAAGAACTCTCGAGTCTTCTGTGAGAATTTCCTCGGCAGTAGCAATCAACTGCTGAGCACCGGTCTTCTCCAACCCAAATAAGAGCGACTTTAAATTAGCGCCAGGGACATTGCATAGCCGAGCAGCGTCATTGATACGCTCCAAAACCCTGGGGTCACCAGAGTTTAATGCCTCGTGGACTGCATACTCAAAGCAAATGCCGCAATCGCCGTCCCCTGCGCGGTACAGCCTAGGAAGCATTTTAAGCAGAACGTTTTCGTACCCACCCGCCTCACCTACGATGTCAGATTTGAGCGCATATAGAAGGCCGCGCAAAATCGGGCGGATAACAGCTGTAAGGGCGAGCACCTCATCGCTGACGGCGTTGAGTTGTCTCTCTTCTTGAACTCTCATTAGCCCCCTCCAAAAATTGCGTTAATCATTATGTCCGTAGCACCATCCAAGCGCGAGTCCCCACCTGAAATTTTCACCCGAGGCACTGCCGATCGAACTGCTCTTTTTCGCAAACGAGGAGCCTAACGCGGGTCCCCACCCGCCGGAATGACGTTCTCACGCCAAGTCATTGGACGCATGGCGATGCCGGGGCTATGACCGGGGGAAGCCTGCTGCTCTTCGTGATGAAGGAAAGCAGGACAG belongs to Stappia indica and includes:
- a CDS encoding MDR family oxidoreductase; this translates as MSFNALVVDKDEAGAVSAGVEAITEDRLPEGDVTVAVEYSTLNYKDGLCLGSGGGLVRAWPHVPGIDFAGTVETSSDPRYAPGDKVVLTGWRVGEVRWGGYAQKARVMADWLVPLPQGLTTRDAMAVGTAGFTAMLAVMALEDHGLKPGGGPVLVTGAAGGVGSVATAILAKLGHEVVAVTGRPETEAYLKGLGASRIVARADIAETVKRPLESETWAGCVDAVGGTMLARVLGQMKYGASVAAVGLAGGAALPATVVPFLLRAVNLLGIDSVMRPYEDRVRAWSRIAADLPMDKLTGMVVPARLADLPELGKAILAGEVRGRVVVDVNA